A region of the Montipora foliosa isolate CH-2021 chromosome 8, ASM3666993v2, whole genome shotgun sequence genome:
tgcaaaagaaaagcagtgaggtttgtttcaaaacaatgtcAACTCAAGCCTGGCTTTTATTCAAAGGACTgctaactgagcacagaactgcaTGTAAAATTGGTTTATTGACAGCACTCTCTGAAATCCTGAATGTACAAACCTTGGCCTTTCTCGTTCTCTGTCCCTGTTTCTCTCTGGTCTCTCCCTGTCTCTTCGGCTTTCCGCTGTTCGCCTCGAATGTGAGGCTGGTTTTGTTGTTCGAACAGGTGATCTTGGCTGCGGTGTTCGCGGTGAAACTGaccttgaaaatgacctcgATCGGGTCGATGACCTGACAAACAATTTAAGCATCTTAAATCAGTGACCCACGCGACCAACGACACAAGCTTTTTGTATGACAGAGTATGTATAAAATGtcacaattgttcaagatggcCAGGGAAATTCGAATGTGAAAATAGTCCAATGTGAAAActcattttttttgtcaataaaaaCTGTTGTATCTTGGGCCTCTTGTACATTGCCATATTTGGGCATGCCCATATACGGAGGTACTCATGTGAAGCTTTCGGAGTGAGCTCTTAaattgcgttgtgttcttgtGTTCAACGTGCACGTGTTTTCATAGTTTCTCGAGTAATTATTAACTACAAAATACTACACACTGCTTTGAAAAAATTTCAAGCCTTCTTGGTTCCAAACCATATTTCATTCAGTTtaacattttctcttggtagGAGTGGAGCTTCCCTTTACTTTAAGCGATCCGAATTACCTTGATCGTGAGCGAGATAAAGATAATGATCGTGAGCGGCTCCATGATCTATCTGGTGATCTTGAGTAGGATCGTGAAGGAGACCTGGACGGTGATCTCGAAGCGCTGCTGAAGTCACTCCCAGCGCTGTCGGCACTGTAACGCCTACGATGCTTCTTTGATTTGTGGGTCTGTAAATTACAGAGATAAAAACAATCTTTCAGACTGGCTCAGCTCGTTGAGAATCGGACTATTGCTCGGGAGGTCACGGAACTCCGGCCGGACCGACAATCAGGGTCTTGaattaactgaggagaaagtgctgcctttctccgataaggacaataaacaaGGAGCCCCGTCTTACAACCCTACAATGTGCATAACTCTGCGGTAGAGTTCCGGTGTTGTAGATCGTCTTGTGTGGTATAGCTATCTAGTACAGTGCATTCTGATTTAGGAGTatccaatagaccattttcgaattctcacggctggactggatctagcatgaaatggaggctaatgcgggcaaactttttaaatgcaaattaatttgtccgcattagcctccatttcatgctagatccagtccaaccgttagaatacgaaactggcctttTGACCCTacgcaaaaatggctgcctttaaattattcttttgttcatattcaaaatagccgttcgggataacaaattctttagaatttttgtctcaaaaacgaagttagttgggctattttgaatatgaacaaaagaataatttaaaggcagccatttttgcatagggtctattaaAGCATCGAAGCATTTCGTTCCATTAGTTATCGTCTAAGCCGTTCTCGGAATTAGAGCCGTCGTGTAATGTAGTCTCGGAACAATATAACGAGTTCGTCGAATTAGTTCAAGTTGCTTGGCATCTTCTAGCCTACGTAGCTGAAAGGACTGTTGGCAAGGGAGGCAAATAGCAAGCAGCAAAGCCacgcggagaatggggagggagGGGCTCTCGTTAatttgcctcccgccagttacGCAGGCTGGGCATCTTCAATACCAAATATTTATGGGGGCTACAGACTGTGACCATGTTTTTAGGCAGGCCAACGTGTGGATCTACGCCTTGAGAAATCTTACCAAAAGTAGAGTCAACCCAGGTGAtattcaagtgaagctgtgatcttcgcatttatgaacgcaattttagcaactgcgtagagaagcctggaaaattcaggacttcaacggggtttgaacctgtgacctcgcgatgacggtgcgacgttctaaccaattgagctatgaagccactgacgttgggagctggtcatttgtggattcaagtgttcccgtgatgaatgaatcaatgaacgaaatgatacatattgtatgcttttgctcccTAACGAGAATGTGTTGatctcaaatgaaaaaaaaagttggctTTTGCTACAAGTGTAGGTTGATGTTGACCCGGTAAAAATAAACGTTTTTATCTTTGTGAATTGCATGCTAAATTCTACTAACCTTTGCATGCTTATCCAAACCAAATGCAGCTGCATACCCTGGTGCTCGCTGCTGCTGCATAAGTTGTTGCCATTCTGCACTATACATAGCAGCATAATCGTAAGGAAACTGTGCACCATAGGGAAACTGCTGCCTTGCAGCGGCAGCTGCAGCAGCCATGTTAACACCTGAAGCGGCAGCAGCTGCTGCAGCAGCTGCTCCAATGGCATTATATCCAACTGGTGGAGCAGCAGCCCTCATTGCGGCATTGGCTGCTTCCATGTTGGGTACTGTCACCCGATGACCTATTACAATCCTTTCTGGCTCAGACATCGGGACATCGGCATTTGGGTGCATTCCTGGAGGTCGCATCCCAGGTTGCATGGCTCCTGAGTGCATGGAGCCTCCAGTGGGTAATGCTGGAGAGGGCATTCCTGGTGTGGCACCTCTCTGAGGCATACCTGGGTGTTGCTGACCAGGTAATGGACTGGGCCCTCCTCCTGTACTGCTATGAGGTCCTGCACTTGGTCCACTTGGAGCAGGGCCACGCATGGGGCCATGTGGTGACATCATATTTGGTGCCCCCAGGGGAGTTCCCTAAGAAGATAAAGGAGAAATATTTATGAATTTATTCTATCCTtatgttaacaaaaaaaaattggggctAGTGATGTAAAACTTTTTTTGGTTCCCATAAAAAAGAGCATTCTGATATTGCCCTATGACTGACactatttaattattttaattgactccagggatcgcgttaacgcagaaatcgtgcatttttacgcaaataaaatccaaaaaatgcatgatcgaaattttaatgtgtcccaggacgcaaggcactgacttaaataactcacagaacttgctttgatttgtcagtatattctgttgtttgtaaaactgttggagcgatcggtgatcataattgaagttgtaagaaatggggtttaaaacatttaaaaaggttaaaactaaattttcgaccgccttctgcggtcttcttcagaggaatgtactctgcaagtcactaaatgcaaaaatatagCAAAAGACATCACTGTTCattgctcctaagggaggaaaccagtgacgcgtaaacccttggaaaggATGCTCTTTCATCAACAgtgttcttgtccaggaatgaatgtaacgcctctagaaaaagcctttgtcggccggtcctatgcatatgcgtcaatattaattccaagttggttactctctttttctcataatttaaaacatactttttttctcgcagagggtcaccaagattttgggactcccaaaaaatgcttgggacccccAATTTGGCTGAAaatgcgggtcccaggacccagattgaaaaatcctagtgccatccctggaCTCCATACTTGACCTCTGCACTGGTTCTCAAACATCAAAGACATCACATCTTTATTTCATATTGCTTACTAGCTTGTTGTAGCTAGTTTCTACAAGCATTTGTCCTACAAACCATGATGTACCACAAAGGACAAACCAAAATTCCCAGGAACTCTGTGTCCTACTTTCTGCAAagagtgtgtgggttcttttacataTAACAGGGTTAGAAACATAAGGGTTGTGAGATGAAgcttacaataggccatttccgagttcaagtcttcctcctcttcaaagcgagtctacgtgcaaagtttttgtgatggtaattagttctacttttgcatatgaatgaaaactaattttcataagaaaaactttgcacttagactcgctttgaagaagaggcgaacatgaactcggaaatggcctatttatagtccttatccaagtaGGTCTACCAGAGAGTCTAACCAATTGCAGATATCATGACAAAGGTAGCAATTCCGCCCCATTTACATATTTAATCGTTGTCCAAAGCTCAACCAACTGATTCCACTCCTCAGCAGTCAATCTCATCACTATGATTCAATTCACAACCCCGACTAAGTATCAAAGTAAAGGAAGAACGATAAAATGATCCTGTGGCAAATGGAGATTAACTGTTAAAAGACGTACCCTAGActgttgatgttgatgttgatgtCCTCCAGGACCCATTCCATGCTGTTGTCTCATTTCACCCTCTGGAAAATGACCAGATCCAGGTCTAGGACCTTGGGATTGTCCAGGACCTGATAATGGGCCAGAACCTCCTGGGCCCATTGGTCGTGGGCCATGATCAGGGCCCATTCCAGGCCTGGGACTTTGTTCTGATTGTGGTCCTCTTGCTGGGGGTGGGCCTCTGGGACCAAAATCTCCTGCTCCAGGGCCTGGTGGAAAGGCACCTTCTGGGCGTGGTGGTCCCTGCTGGGGAACAGGCATACGGGGCCCTGGCATGTCTGGTCTTGGGGGGCCTGGATGTGGGCCTCTCATTGGGGGTGGACCTGTGGTGGAATGTAAAAGCAAACTGTAATTTGTCCTGCTTCAAACAATAGAAAAGATGAGTTGGAAAAGAGCCAGGTCAGAATATAGAAGTAGGATTTTGCCCACAAACGGTCATTTCCAATAACTTGCCATGTTAAGACATCTTTATTTGTGATAAAAGCCACTTCAGTTAGTTTACCTATTATATTTCTTCTTAGGGCACGAGCAATATCAATCAATTTGAGCTTTCTCTAAGCTCCATTTGAGTGTCTTTAATTTGGCTTTAGTTTGAAACGGTGTATTGTTTAAAATGATGATAAAGACAAGACCATGACCAACatgaaaatttcctttgtcaAATAATTATGTGGGCTTAAGGACGTGATATCCCATTCAGACAAACAGACAAATAGCAGGAGAGTCAAGCACTGTGGTTTCCCAAGTGCATCTCATaagagatttttaaaaaaatcacctcTGCAAGTTCGTCAAGGCTTATCCAgcacaatgaaaaagaaaaaaatgtcataTGATGTCATGTAACAAGAATAGATGGAAACTTGTAAATACTGTTAAGTCTGGACCTTTTGCGTCCCTATTTCCACTTTACAAGTATTGCTCATTTACCTGACGCTAGCACTCAATCACAACTACTCATTACAAATATCCTCGTTACAATGACAGAACCACGCTTCAAGCAGCATTATGTGTATCTCAGCCAGTGGAGTGTACATGTAGCTATGATCAGACACTCACCTTCAGGTATCCCTCTTCCACCAGGCGGTGGTCTAAAATGAGGGTTAATATGAATGTTCTTGCCTTGAGGTGGCcctgaaaaaaacatcacaacaagattacttttttttttcacttcctAAGAGTGACAGTGCCAGTGACAAAAtttccagattttactctggctaatgCCAAATGATTTTAGTCATCAATGGAGGCCAGTTTGAACAAGGaagaaagggttaattaaacaGCTTTTCAATTCTTGAGACCCATTCATGCATTCAATTACAATAACAACACATTGAAACTGTTCGTCAAAGCGCTTTTTTGTCTCTGTGGTATGACGAAGTAAGTGTAAGTCTGAATGAAAAGCACACTAAGAATTTTGGATTTGGAGATGTTGGTTTGCACTGTTCACTTCCCTGTCTGGTTCAGTTTTCACGCAACAGCAGACTTTTGGACTAGGCATCTATTGTGTTTGCTTACTATGGCCCTTATGGTCACTTTTTTGCCACTGAATCtgggttatttatttatttatttcgccatacaacaaacaaaataataataataattacaagatAATAAAATAAGTTACTAAAGAACAATCACTACAATGGATAACACACATTGACTAAGACATAATCGTAATGGGCCTCCAGAAACCACTGGGCTTATACAAGGGAGGCCTCCTTACTAAACGAGACGCATGCATTAGATCGATGGAAAAAAGTGACTACGACTATAATGTAATTATATCTATcgattaaataaaaaatgatgTAGTCGTCTTTTAAGACAAAATAGAGTTTCAGATTGCTTAATATCATTTGGTAGCGAATTCCAAATTTTTAGACTGTGAAAAAGTATAGAAAAGAATTTAGCGTTAGTTCCAACAAAAATAAGGACAAACATCTGTACCCCTTCCGGTGTTATAAGACTGCACAAGATTATTAGTAACAAATAAATTGAGAAATTTGACCAATATTTGGGTTTGACCAATATTTGATATGCTTTTGCCATTTTGGATGATTTTGAGAGGTTTGAGGCCTACACCCCTCTTATACAGcataaaattatgtaaattaaagaaaaatgcaTCTTTTACTTTCTGGGGAGGGGTCTGTGTGAGTTTGGCACTCAagaacaaacaagttgataaatAAATTAACCATGGTAAATTAACCATGGTAACAAAGAACTGTAAATTATTGATGTTTTGAGCCTTAGCCCTTCATCAAAGTACGAATAGGGATGATGCTCAAAACATCAGCTAACAAATCTCTCTTATAATGGTTAAATTACCGTTATCAACCCATTTCATAAAACCCATTTTTGTGTTCAACTCCTAACCAACACAAAACCACCCGCAGTTTGTTTAGAAACTTATTCCTCCACTTACTTGGTGGCCCAGGCATGTGACCATCAGGAGGGCCGGGCATATGGCCTGGATGCGGACCATTCGGGCCCATTGGAAATCGAGGTCTTGGACCAAAACCAGGACCGTGATCTGGTCCAGGTCCCATTCCTGGTCTGGGACCATGCATGAAAGGATCTGGTCCTCTCGGAGGGAATGGTGGGCGCATCCCTGGACGCATCATATCTGGTGGAAGTGGTCCCCTAGGAGAAATACAGTGACATGACTGCTTGAAGAGCTAAGGCTGACGCGGTGCTAATTCCAGGGAACTGCTcgttgaaaacgtttttatgATTAAGACTGAAGCTGCAAACTTATGTGAGAGAAGGCTGATACAGAAATTTCAGACAGAAAAATTGCAGCTCCAAAGGCAGTTCACAGTGACTTTTTCCTTTATACTCCTCAAGAATAGTGATAGAAACCATTTTCTGAGGGAAAGATCATTGCTATAGCTTTTGGAAGCAAGTTATGTTGGAAATAATCCAGGACAATAGAATTTTTTGAATAAACAGAGCAAAGACTTGGCCTCAAATACTGTAATACAATTTTTGGGTCAGATGCTAATTCACTGCTTTTGAGATTATACAAGCAAGGTTTCTTTATCTAAGAGTAGACAAACAAGCCAGACGTTAGACATAGGACAGTTATACTAGTTGGCACTCAGACACTGCAAGGCAGTGAGTTTAACCAACTCATGATGATGTCTTTATAGTTAAAGTAGTTATCGCATACATCATTGGTCCACCTCTCCCACGACCCCTTCCATGGTCTCTTCTGTTCCAGTTTCTGTCATCTTGCTTTCTAAAGTCTCTCTCTAATAAACCAAAAAGACAGCACAGTCAAAGGTCTGTAACGACAATATCAGATCAGCTGCTTGTGGGATGCAATGAAGAAAACCCACAAAAGCCTTGTGTTTGGTAGCACGAGTGAATTTTAAGACTGGCATGTGTGGTCCCTGGATaggtacagtacatgtatttatttctGGATTTGCCTgtctattctctattttcaaatTCGCCATATTGGCATCTTGCCTTTATAATGCAGTGCAGTATGAATCACTGCTATAATGCAGTTGGGCACCACACGTAGACCGTAATCTAAACATCCATAGTTCTTTTGTTGTGACTTATTTATGTACAGAcaacaaaatttgcattttccaacaactttcatttcaatagGCACGACTCCAGTTTAAGTATCGATAAGTATAATGAACAACGTAGTAATCATAATTATGGTCGAATGAACAATAACAAAGTCTGACAACTCTTTAAATGATTACTAATGTGTATTGGCCGAATTTCTTCACATACCTGACCTTTTGAACCGAAATGAAAAAAAGTGTGTTTACAGTTTGATGTTTTTGTTTCTCTGCCATGCTGTGAGCTGGAAGTGACCAAAAGAAGAAGCGATTGAAGTCACTGAACACCTGTATGAGGTTGGCCCGGCCACTTACTTACAATTCAAGATAGCGACAAAACAAGTGAATGTGAACAGCACAGGATACAGTGGACAATTTTAGCTTTCTTTTGAAGGAAGCTTACATCATATTGAATATGTATTATTGCTGCAAAATTGAGCATGAAGTTACTATGCCATCTAAAGATTTACGGATAAGAAGCAACACCAAGATTGCTTGTCACGAGCCAATTGTCATGACCAGAATAGCCCGTGACATACAATCAAGAAGCTGGCGGAACTCCAGCAGAACTCCGGACGTCGTCGGGTTGTTTTGAAACCACTCTGCAGATGTAGATACCTTTCTGCCATGCTGGCCATGAGAGTAGAAATTGGAGCAGATTTTTTACATCAAATGTGATTAGCGATTGAAATTGTGCTAATGTGAAATGCAATCATTCATTCTCCAACTTACTATGCTCATATTTTTCAATCTTATGCTGTTGTTCCTTGGGTCGTTCAGACTTGAACCGCTGTCTATTCTTCTTCTCCTCATCttcactgtcactgtcattcTTGATCTTCTCTTTACTTGCAGACACTGGCAATGGCTCCTTTTTCACTTCAACTGCACCTTATGGATATCATTATGAATATCATTATGTTACAATGTACAGAGCAGGGCCCCAAACACTGGGAACGCTGTtgagggtgcagggatggtaaAACAAGCACTCTTAACAAGAGTTATTTCATTTGAATAGGTTTACTTTTCATGCATAGAGCTACTTGAGGTAGTTGGAAATTATATTTCATTCGAATCTTTTCAGTTCGACAATATATTCGATATCAAATGATAGCAAGTGATTCACCTCAGAATTGTTCATTTCCTTTTTCATACGGAACAATCGCCATCAAAAACCCAGCTGGAAATCGCCTCAGACTCAGCCAGCACTTAACTTTAACCCTAATCTGAACTCCATCATCATTTTAGAAATCCTGGCAAACCAAAACTCTgtgaaaactaacctttttgtGGCGTTTTCTTGGTTTCAGTGGATCCCTCTGATAAGCTTTTGATCTCCTTATCAATATCATCAAGCTCATCATCTCCGTGTATACTAACAGCATCTAAATCGACATTATTTGCCCTGCAAAATGATAACAACAAAGCATGTTTTGTGGTGTAATAATGTTgttctttcaatttcaaccgAAAGAACTGTGCAGATGCCAATACTGAAAAACtgcattcaacattttttgtcaaGTCAAGCCCAAGTTAACTTCTAAGCCTATATTAAGAGCAATATGACTTAAGCAGACAAATAAAAACTAGTGatggtttttgtgaaaaactATGTAAAACTTCTAAAATATGACAGAGACAATATTAGGTGCAATTTAGTGCCTTAAACCCACAGACCCCTgggtctaacaccagacaattttactcatcaacgagggctccactcaaaaactgttgcctttaaggtctcggtaaaggaaaattattttgttcTGTATAGGGTAAAACTATAAATCATAATTATTAGAGCTAATACAATGTAGATTGaaatatttgaataaagttttagtttttttggaatttagtacatgtaatattgcatttta
Encoded here:
- the LOC137969000 gene encoding pre-mRNA 3' end processing protein WDR33-like isoform X1, whose protein sequence is MDFSEIHEDELGSLGVDFGSFLPMDRVPGKKHGMRGPAPPFRHHGPHPFPPFGPGGPHGPRMPPGGHMPRHPGPMMMGPPGPHPRGPPGPMMRGHMPGPHGPPGPMVMPPGHMRPRMPMGEPDGPHMWGDRNRGRRPGKQLPQRQQSKESPKESKPSKVETTNVKQEVSKKSEVETPGPAAKKPRKSEDDLEDVDEEKLLKSDDEEGANNVDLDAVSIHGDDELDDIDKEIKSLSEGSTETKKTPQKGAVEVKKEPLPVSASKEKIKNDSDSEDEEKKNRQRFKSERPKEQQHKIEKYEHKRDFRKQDDRNWNRRDHGRGRGRGGPMMGPLPPDMMRPGMRPPFPPRGPDPFMHGPRPGMGPGPDHGPGFGPRPRFPMGPNGPHPGHMPGPPDGHMPGPPRPPQGKNIHINPHFRPPPGGRGIPEGPPPMRGPHPGPPRPDMPGPRMPVPQQGPPRPEGAFPPGPGAGDFGPRGPPPARGPQSEQSPRPGMGPDHGPRPMGPGGSGPLSGPGQSQGPRPGSGHFPEGEMRQQHGMGPGGHQHQHQQSRGTPLGAPNMMSPHGPMRGPAPSGPSAGPHSSTGGGPSPLPGQQHPGMPQRGATPGMPSPALPTGGSMHSGAMQPGMRPPGMHPNADVPMSEPERIVIGHRVTVPNMEAANAAMRAAAPPVGYNAIGAAAAAAAAASGVNMAAAAAAARQQFPYGAQFPYDYAAMYSAEWQQLMQQQRAPGYAAAFGLDKHAKTHKSKKHRRRYSADSAGSDFSSASRSPSRSPSRSYSRSPDRSWSRSRSLSLSRSRSRSSTRSRSFSRSVSPRTPQPRSPVRTTKPASHSRRTAESRRDRERPERNRDRERERPRERPDRNKESYRSRERSEREKPREREREAREQRDSRETRHERPRERERERERSEREKPKERERDRTREKEKPKESHRRSRSRDRTSHRREGRESRHSENSSSKRIVVGPSESKTKAATSTPDSKSSRVVVTKASSSGKPSNRVVIGSLPEAITPNRLKELLQGIGPIQQLKMSTTKHKALVTFEKNDHALACRRKFHRTVVDDSQVTVDFL
- the LOC137969000 gene encoding collagen alpha-1(V) chain-like isoform X2, translated to MDFSEIHEDELGSLGVDFEHGMRGPAPPFRHHGPHPFPPFGPGGPHGPRMPPGGHMPRHPGPMMMGPPGPHPRGPPGPMMRGHMPGPHGPPGPMVMPPGHMRPRMPMGEPDGPHMWGDRNRGRRPGKQLPQRQQSKESPKESKPSKVETTNVKQEVSKKSEVETPGPAAKKPRKSEDDLEDVDEEKLLKSDDEEGANNVDLDAVSIHGDDELDDIDKEIKSLSEGSTETKKTPQKGAVEVKKEPLPVSASKEKIKNDSDSEDEEKKNRQRFKSERPKEQQHKIEKYEHKRDFRKQDDRNWNRRDHGRGRGRGGPMMGPLPPDMMRPGMRPPFPPRGPDPFMHGPRPGMGPGPDHGPGFGPRPRFPMGPNGPHPGHMPGPPDGHMPGPPRPPQGKNIHINPHFRPPPGGRGIPEGPPPMRGPHPGPPRPDMPGPRMPVPQQGPPRPEGAFPPGPGAGDFGPRGPPPARGPQSEQSPRPGMGPDHGPRPMGPGGSGPLSGPGQSQGPRPGSGHFPEGEMRQQHGMGPGGHQHQHQQSRGTPLGAPNMMSPHGPMRGPAPSGPSAGPHSSTGGGPSPLPGQQHPGMPQRGATPGMPSPALPTGGSMHSGAMQPGMRPPGMHPNADVPMSEPERIVIGHRVTVPNMEAANAAMRAAAPPVGYNAIGAAAAAAAAASGVNMAAAAAAARQQFPYGAQFPYDYAAMYSAEWQQLMQQQRAPGYAAAFGLDKHAKTHKSKKHRRRYSADSAGSDFSSASRSPSRSPSRSYSRSPDRSWSRSRSLSLSRSRSRSSTRSRSFSRSVSPRTPQPRSPVRTTKPASHSRRTAESRRDRERPERNRDRERERPRERPDRNKESYRSRERSEREKPREREREAREQRDSRETRHERPRERERERERSEREKPKERERDRTREKEKPKESHRRSRSRDRTSHRREGRESRHSENSSSKRIVVGPSESKTKAATSTPDSKSSRVVVTKASSSGKPSNRVVIGSLPEAITPNRLKELLQGIGPIQQLKMSTTKHKALVTFEKNDHALACRRKFHRTVVDDSQVTVDFL